In Sutterella faecalis, a genomic segment contains:
- a CDS encoding FAD-dependent oxidoreductase, with protein MTTNFNRRSILRMAGAGTALAAAAGFARAESSDGVKWDETHEVVVIGSGGAGMAAAVKAAQTGAKDIVVFEKLAFTGGNTLIAQGFMNAADPVRQPRQGIKDSPENHMKQTLAAGDFRGDPERVRVLCENAYGAVTWLESLGMKFKDNVIQIFGALYPRSHIPALPKGQGYGTVLSKAAKDLGIKVETGVAMTEVIREKAFEGPVLGVKIIRKGKPVYVRASRAVVLAAGGFSGNKYLRELHDPRVKGLGTDNLPGSTGEVAMAAVRVGGYLVGMDFIQSTPGAPAGKKMKLLLNFNVNGSIYVDKRGNRIVNEGARRDVIRDAVLGTPERYAYTVCDNENFMSYDEVNRKAIHEGIKINEAWTAPTIRELAEKMGVDPAGLEKTINRYNNEFVKNGVDPDFGKTAVNLTKRIDKGPFWACYTGMTVHHTMGGLNTNTKAQVLDWQGNAIPRLYAAGEITGGIHGTNRVGGNAVLDCFVFGQIAGENAARERIA; from the coding sequence ATGACCACGAATTTCAATCGCAGGAGCATTCTTCGCATGGCAGGTGCCGGTACGGCGCTCGCCGCCGCTGCGGGTTTTGCCCGTGCGGAATCGTCCGACGGCGTCAAGTGGGATGAGACCCACGAAGTCGTCGTGATCGGCTCGGGCGGCGCCGGCATGGCCGCTGCCGTCAAGGCCGCGCAGACGGGCGCGAAGGACATCGTCGTTTTTGAAAAGCTCGCCTTCACGGGCGGCAACACCCTGATCGCCCAGGGCTTCATGAATGCCGCCGACCCGGTGCGCCAGCCGCGCCAGGGCATCAAGGATTCTCCCGAAAACCACATGAAGCAGACGCTCGCTGCGGGCGACTTCCGCGGCGACCCTGAACGCGTGCGCGTCCTTTGCGAAAACGCCTACGGCGCCGTCACCTGGCTCGAAAGCCTCGGGATGAAGTTCAAGGACAACGTCATTCAGATCTTCGGCGCCCTTTATCCGCGCTCCCACATCCCCGCGCTCCCGAAGGGGCAGGGCTACGGCACCGTTCTCTCGAAGGCCGCGAAGGACCTCGGCATCAAGGTCGAGACGGGCGTTGCAATGACGGAAGTTATCCGCGAAAAGGCCTTCGAAGGCCCCGTTCTCGGCGTGAAGATCATCCGCAAGGGCAAGCCCGTCTACGTCCGCGCCTCCCGTGCGGTCGTCCTCGCCGCGGGCGGGTTCTCCGGCAACAAGTACCTGCGCGAACTCCATGATCCGCGCGTGAAGGGCCTCGGCACCGACAACCTCCCGGGCTCGACGGGCGAAGTCGCCATGGCTGCCGTCCGCGTGGGCGGGTATTTGGTCGGCATGGACTTCATCCAGTCCACCCCGGGCGCTCCCGCCGGCAAGAAGATGAAGCTCCTTCTCAACTTCAATGTGAACGGCTCCATCTACGTCGACAAGCGCGGCAACCGCATCGTGAATGAAGGCGCCCGCCGCGACGTGATCCGCGACGCCGTCCTCGGCACGCCGGAACGCTATGCCTATACGGTCTGCGACAACGAAAACTTCATGAGCTACGACGAAGTCAACCGCAAGGCCATTCATGAAGGCATCAAGATCAACGAAGCCTGGACGGCTCCGACGATCCGCGAACTCGCCGAAAAGATGGGCGTCGATCCGGCCGGGCTCGAAAAGACGATCAACCGCTACAACAATGAATTCGTGAAGAACGGCGTTGATCCCGACTTCGGCAAGACCGCCGTCAACCTCACGAAGCGCATCGACAAGGGTCCCTTCTGGGCGTGCTACACCGGCATGACCGTGCACCACACCATGGGCGGCCTCAACACGAACACGAAGGCTCAGGTTCTCGACTGGCAGGGGAACGCCATTCCGCGCCTCTACGCAGCAGGCGAAATCACGGGCGGCATCCACGGCACGAACCGCGTGGGCGGCAACGCCGTTCTCGACTGCTTCGTCTTCGGCCAGATCGCCGGCGAAAACGCCGCACGCGAGAGAATCGCCTGA
- a CDS encoding ATP-binding protein: MPALFDWPYIPRELEAPLSAPGPAGRAEVIIGPRQVGKSTMLQKLVEGRRHIILTGEDEDDLAILSDPKSYLKLTEEYPYLIIDEAQFIPGIGRVIKRIVDNNRSGSRIFVTGSSSLDLAGGLKESAAGRFNSYELWPFSLRELARRTSWIEVKRSMNERLIYGSMPAVVNDPRHAEEYLLDISDAVLYKDIFKLAEMRRPTELTKLVKYLAYNIGSEVKYGTMASELGIQNKTIERYIDLLEACCILRVVPSLSRNPQSEIKLGKKIYFYDNGIRNALIRNFSPLPARTDSGALWENLFFTERLKLHAVRRDGTEIFFWRTRAQHEVDFLEVQNGKVAAFECKSSPKTKTTSIRAFERAYPDTPVTIATPGNVDELFD, from the coding sequence ATGCCCGCATTGTTCGATTGGCCGTATATCCCGCGCGAACTCGAGGCGCCGCTCAGCGCTCCGGGTCCTGCCGGCAGAGCCGAAGTCATCATCGGACCCAGACAGGTCGGCAAAAGCACGATGCTTCAAAAGCTGGTTGAAGGCCGACGCCACATCATCCTCACCGGAGAAGACGAGGACGATCTCGCCATACTTTCAGATCCCAAGTCCTATTTGAAGCTCACAGAGGAGTATCCGTACCTTATCATCGATGAGGCTCAGTTCATTCCCGGCATCGGCCGCGTCATCAAGCGCATCGTAGACAACAATCGGTCGGGAAGCAGAATATTCGTTACCGGTTCAAGCTCGCTCGATCTTGCCGGCGGCCTCAAGGAATCGGCTGCCGGCCGATTCAACAGCTACGAGCTGTGGCCTTTCTCGCTCAGGGAGCTCGCACGCCGCACGTCCTGGATCGAAGTGAAGCGCAGCATGAATGAACGCCTCATCTACGGATCCATGCCCGCCGTCGTGAATGATCCGCGACATGCCGAGGAATATCTTCTCGACATCTCTGACGCCGTGCTCTACAAGGACATCTTCAAACTTGCCGAAATGCGGCGACCGACTGAACTTACGAAGCTCGTGAAGTATCTGGCGTACAACATCGGCTCGGAAGTTAAGTATGGAACGATGGCGAGCGAACTTGGAATTCAAAACAAAACCATTGAACGCTACATTGATCTCCTCGAGGCCTGCTGCATTCTTCGGGTCGTCCCCTCTCTCTCCCGAAATCCTCAGTCGGAAATCAAGCTCGGCAAAAAGATCTACTTCTACGACAACGGCATCCGCAACGCACTTATCCGGAATTTCTCGCCTCTGCCCGCGCGCACGGATTCCGGCGCGCTCTGGGAAAATTTATTCTTCACGGAGCGCCTCAAGCTTCATGCCGTCCGACGCGACGGAACGGAAATTTTCTTCTGGCGCACGCGCGCTCAGCACGAAGTGGATTTTCTGGAAGTGCAGAACGGAAAAGTTGCCGCGTTCGAGTGCAAAAGCAGCCCCAAGACCAAAACGACTTCCATTCGCGCATTTGAGCGAGCGTACCCGGATACGCCGGTCACCATCGCCACGCCCGGCAACGTGGATGAACTTTTTGATTGA
- a CDS encoding response regulator, with protein sequence MSAEISSPRVLIIEDESTIARFIAAALQDEGFTTFIEGTMKGGLAAAFTRQPDILIVDLGLPDGDGLDLIGAVRAKTALPMIVLSARTDEKQKIQALDLGADDYLVKPFGMGELTARVRAQLRRQALVQPGNPSTVVDIGDVKVDLAARVVTRSGEEVHLTKLEYRLLQTLIESRGKVLTQRQLLSRVWGPAYVDRPHYLRIYMGRLRSKLEADPARPKWLLTEAGVGCRLAL encoded by the coding sequence ATGAGTGCAGAAATTTCATCTCCGCGCGTTTTAATCATTGAGGATGAATCGACGATTGCCCGATTCATTGCGGCTGCGCTTCAGGATGAAGGCTTCACCACCTTCATCGAGGGCACGATGAAGGGCGGACTTGCCGCGGCCTTTACCCGGCAGCCCGACATCCTCATCGTTGATCTCGGTCTCCCGGACGGGGACGGCCTTGACCTGATCGGCGCCGTCCGCGCGAAGACCGCGCTCCCGATGATCGTTCTTTCCGCAAGAACCGATGAGAAGCAGAAGATTCAGGCGCTCGACCTCGGGGCGGACGACTATCTTGTGAAGCCCTTCGGCATGGGAGAGCTTACGGCCCGCGTTCGTGCGCAGCTTCGCCGTCAGGCGCTCGTTCAACCCGGGAATCCGAGCACGGTTGTTGATATCGGCGACGTGAAGGTCGATCTTGCGGCGCGCGTCGTGACGCGCTCGGGCGAGGAAGTGCACTTGACGAAGCTCGAGTACCGGCTTCTCCAGACCCTTATCGAATCTCGCGGCAAGGTGCTCACGCAGCGCCAGCTCCTCTCGCGCGTCTGGGGCCCCGCTTATGTGGATCGGCCGCACTATCTGCGAATCTACATGGGAAGGCTCCGAAGCAAGCTCGAAGCCGATCCCGCGAGGCCGAAGTGGCTTCTCACGGAAGCGGGCGTCGGCTGCCGGCTGGCGCTTTGA